From a single Marinobacter sp. THAF197a genomic region:
- the gshA gene encoding glutamate--cysteine ligase: MAESRHSLFHQFAASDWDGFLKGVEKEGLRVDANGFIAQTPHPEALGSALTHPRITTDYSEALLELITPVFSSTEAMLASLRDTHRFVQQNLGDEVFWAASMPCEIDGDQSIPIAEYGRSNIGQLKHVYRQGLAVRYGRIMQSIAGAHYNLSLPDSFWNKWQQLTGNQDALKDFKSDQYFWLIRNFRRRSWLLMLLFGASPALDASFVAGVKHDLSRFDERTWYGKHATSLRMGDLGYHNNAQASLNICFNELDTYTRTLDQAIHTNWPAYEAIGTRRNDEFIQINTSVLQIENEYYSAVRPKRTTERAEKPIQALDARGVEYIEVRCLDLDPFSPVGVNRAQIDFLDLFLLDCLLTDSPRIGDDECQRLDDNYKDVVASGRWQELGVCQGGQRVPVGNAARELLNRLQPLAELLDSWGQDETYRSALAAQREKLQGQEWSVPSARVLASMEASGLGHRDWVLALSRQHQETLRNEALAPDVLADYQRMSRESLAEQEAQEQSDNLPFATFLEQYLRS; this comes from the coding sequence ATGGCTGAATCCCGCCACTCCCTGTTTCACCAGTTTGCGGCCAGCGATTGGGACGGTTTTCTCAAAGGGGTCGAAAAAGAAGGCCTTCGCGTGGATGCCAATGGTTTCATTGCCCAGACACCGCACCCGGAGGCGCTGGGCTCGGCCCTGACCCATCCACGGATCACCACCGATTATTCCGAAGCCTTGCTGGAGCTGATCACCCCGGTTTTCAGCTCCACTGAGGCCATGCTGGCATCGCTGCGAGACACCCACCGGTTTGTTCAGCAGAATCTCGGTGACGAAGTGTTCTGGGCGGCCAGCATGCCCTGTGAGATTGATGGCGATCAGAGCATTCCCATCGCTGAATATGGCCGCTCCAACATTGGTCAGCTCAAGCATGTCTATCGGCAGGGGTTGGCTGTGCGTTACGGTCGCATCATGCAGAGTATTGCCGGGGCCCACTACAACCTGTCGTTACCCGACAGTTTCTGGAATAAATGGCAGCAACTGACCGGTAATCAGGATGCCCTGAAGGATTTCAAATCCGACCAGTATTTCTGGTTGATCCGCAATTTCCGCCGCCGAAGCTGGCTGTTAATGCTGTTGTTCGGTGCATCCCCAGCCCTGGACGCCAGTTTCGTTGCCGGCGTGAAGCATGACCTAAGCCGGTTTGACGAGAGAACCTGGTATGGCAAACACGCTACGTCGCTGAGGATGGGTGATCTGGGTTACCACAACAATGCCCAGGCCTCTCTCAACATCTGTTTCAACGAGCTGGACACTTACACCCGTACCCTGGATCAGGCTATCCATACCAATTGGCCGGCCTATGAAGCCATTGGCACCCGTCGTAACGACGAGTTTATTCAGATCAACACCAGCGTGTTGCAGATTGAGAACGAGTATTACAGCGCCGTTCGTCCCAAACGCACCACCGAGCGTGCTGAGAAGCCTATCCAGGCGCTGGATGCCCGTGGAGTGGAATACATCGAGGTACGTTGCCTGGATCTGGACCCATTCTCGCCGGTAGGGGTCAACCGGGCGCAGATCGATTTTCTGGATCTGTTCCTGCTTGACTGCCTGCTGACCGATTCTCCCCGAATCGGAGATGACGAATGTCAGCGGCTGGATGACAACTACAAAGATGTGGTGGCATCAGGCCGCTGGCAGGAGCTGGGGGTGTGCCAGGGTGGCCAGCGGGTGCCGGTGGGTAATGCTGCCCGTGAGTTGCTGAATCGCTTGCAGCCGCTGGCGGAGTTGCTGGACAGCTGGGGTCAGGACGAGACCTACCGTTCAGCCCTGGCTGCCCAGCGTGAAAAGTTGCAGGGGCAGGAATGGTCTGTGCCATCGGCCCGCGTACTGGCGTCGATGGAAGCCTCCGGGCTGGGTCACCGGGACTGGGTGCTGGCGTTGTCCCGGCAGCACCAGGAAACCCTCAGAAACGAAGCACTGGCTCCGGACGTGCTGGCGGATTACCAGCGCATGTCACGGGAATCCCTGGCCGAACAGGAAGCCCAGGAACAGTCGGATAACCTTCCGTTTGCCACCTTCCTGGAACAGTATCTGCGCTCGTGA